A region of the Curtobacterium flaccumfaciens pv. betae genome:
ACGACGATCTGCGCCCGCCCCTGTGCGATGAGCCGATGGCACCCGACCGACGCCGAGGACGCGAACGCTCCCGGCACCGCGAACACGGGCCGGCCGAGCTGTGCGGCGTGGTGGGCGGTGTTGAGCGCCCCGGACCGGGCGCCCGCTTCGACCACGACCGTGACGTCGGCCAGCGCGGCGATCAGCCGGTTCCGGGCGAGGAAACGCCACCGCGTCGGTCGTGTCCCCGGTGCCGACTCGGCGAGCAACGCCCCCTGCCGGGCCACGTTGTGGAGCAGTTGCGCGTTCCCCACCGGGTAGAGCTGGTCGATGCCGCCGGCCAGGACTGCGACGGTGGGCGTTCCGGCGGCGACGGCGACACGGTGCGCCACCGCGTCGATGCCGTAGGCACCCCCGCTCACGATGCGGCACCCGGCGTCCGCCGCCGTCGAGGTGATCTCCGCCGCGGCCTCGGCACCGGCCACCGTGTTCGCCCGGGACCCCACGACCCCGAGCGCCGGCATCCCGTCGCCGAGGTGCGCCCCTGAGCTGCGCGTCCAGAGGACCACCGGGGCGTGTGGCCCGAGGTCGTCCATCGCCGACGGCCACCCGTCGCTCCCGGGGACCAGCAGACCGGCTCCGACCGCACCGGCCGCCGCGAGCACGTCGCCCGCCTCGACAGTGGCCAATCGGGGCCGCCACCGTTCCACCGCGGTCTGCAGCACACCGAGCAGCACCGCTGGGTCCTCCGCACCCGGCACCTCGGCGTCGACGCAGCATCCCAGCAGCGAATCGAAGTCCTCGTCCGCGGCGAGCAGCACCGCACCGAGCGCACGCTCCGGTCCGAGGCCGGTGAGGAGCTCGCCGGCGACGGAGTCCCCCGGTTCGACGACGGCCGACCAGGCGACCCGTGCCGCGGCCTGCACCGGGTCCACCGCGGCACCGCTCGGCCCGAGCAGGCGCGCCACCGTGTCGAGGAGCTCCGTGCCCGCCGGGATCACAGCGCGCTCCGCAATGCGAGGGCACCGCGGACGTGCACACCCGTGGGCCGCTCCACCGCGTCGAGGTCGGCGAGCGTCCACGCCAGTCGCATCACGCGGTCCCAGCCGCGCATGGTCAGGGTGCCGAGGTCGAGTGCCCGGTCGAGGTCTGCCGTCGACCCGGGTTCGATGCGCCCCTCGGCCCGGAGCCACGCCCCGGTGACCTCGGCGTTGCGCGACCATCCCGTCCCGTGCAGGCGCTCCGCCATCCGGGCGCGGGCTGCCGCGACCGCCGCACGGGCGACCGCCGTCGTCGGGGTGCTGCCGTCGGCGTCCCGCATCCGACCCGTCGTCACCCGCGGCACCAGCACCCGGATGTCCATCCGGTCGAGCAGTGGCCCCGACATCCGACCGAGGTACCGGCGCACGGTGCTCGCCGAGCACTCGCACGGCTGCCCGTGCGCACCACCGGAGTTGC
Encoded here:
- the dprA gene encoding DNA-processing protein DprA, producing the protein MIPAGTELLDTVARLLGPSGAAVDPVQAAARVAWSAVVEPGDSVAGELLTGLGPERALGAVLLAADEDFDSLLGCCVDAEVPGAEDPAVLLGVLQTAVERWRPRLATVEAGDVLAAAGAVGAGLLVPGSDGWPSAMDDLGPHAPVVLWTRSSGAHLGDGMPALGVVGSRANTVAGAEAAAEITSTAADAGCRIVSGGAYGIDAVAHRVAVAAGTPTVAVLAGGIDQLYPVGNAQLLHNVARQGALLAESAPGTRPTRWRFLARNRLIAALADVTVVVEAGARSGALNTAHHAAQLGRPVFAVPGAFASSASVGCHRLIAQGRAQIVVHPGDPVAAARPATGTSGGAVPDEPLLSGRQDPEVLRVLDALGRRALPEAEIARRAGMSTADVADALALAQLQGLVVATGGGWGRA